Proteins co-encoded in one Arachis hypogaea cultivar Tifrunner chromosome 11, arahy.Tifrunner.gnm2.J5K5, whole genome shotgun sequence genomic window:
- the LOC140176268 gene encoding uncharacterized protein: MVVGDFNEIVAPDESTCAYLSSHRASLLATTLDDCELFDLKVTGRRYNWYRAVQAGRDLAKRLDRALVNEAWMTIFSEGYSKILSRLHSDHCPILVRCHGSPRVKGSRPFRFQAAWATHPSYKHVISKAWNQEFGGVIERLKMVQQASLDFNSKIFGNIFVRKNKLEYLIDQIQRRLEVTDVLSLRINEAELREDYNRLLLQEELFWYQKSREQWVKYGNRNTKFFHLQTLVRRNHNRVHGLYVRDGS, from the coding sequence ATGGtcgttggtgattttaatgagattgtgGCACCAGATGAGAGTACATGTGCTTATCTTTCTTCTCACAGAGCTAGTCTATTAGCTACTACTCTAGATGACTGTGAGCTCTTTGATCTTAAAGTGACTGGTAGGAGATATAATTGGTATAGAGCAGTTCAGGCTGGCAGGGACTTGGCTAAAAGGTTGGATAGAGCTCTAGTTAATGAGGCGTGGATGACAATATTTTCTGAGGGTTATTCTAAAATTCTTAGCAGGCTTCattctgatcattgtcctatttTAGTTCGTTGTCATGGTAGCCCCAGAGTGAAAGGTTCTCGTCCTTTTAGGTTCCAAGCTGCGTGGGCAACACATCCTTCTTATAAACATGTTATTAGTAAGGCTTGGAATCAAGAGTTTGGAGGCGTTATTGAAAGGCTTAAGATGGTTCAACAGGCTTCTTTGGACTTCAACtcaaagatttttggaaatatttttgtgCGAAAAAATAAGCTAGAATATCTGATTGATCAAATTCAACGGCGTTTGGAGGTTACCGATGTGTTATCTCTGAGAATTAATGAAGCTGAACTGAGGGAAGATTACAATAGGCTTTTATTGCAAGAGGAACTTTTTTGGTACCAGAAATCTAGAGAGCAGTGGGTCAAGTATGGGAATAGAAACActaaattctttcatcttcagactTTGGTGCGTAGAAACCATAATAGAGTACATGGATTATATGTTAGAGATGGGTCTTAG